One stretch of Amycolatopsis sp. NBC_00345 DNA includes these proteins:
- a CDS encoding M3 family metallopeptidase → MISPENPFAAPSELPYALPPFDRIVVEHYRPAFEEGLSRHSAEIEEIAGNTEDPTFENTVVALERAGDLLDRAGGTFFNIVGSNATDEIQDIQAELAPRLAAHADAIHLNPRLFGRISALYERRESLGLDAESLRLLERRHTDFSRAGAGLPEADQEKLRKLNGELSTLQTRFQQNLLRDTNDLAVVIDDAAELAGLDAGTIATAAETASDRGEEGKYVLSLTLPTAQAALESLENRAVRERIFTASVSRGNRGNEQDNNAVVAEIVRLRAERAALLGYPNHAAYVISDETAKTAEAAAGLLERLAPVAVANARTEAAELQRHLEADVPGATLQPWDWAFYAEKVRRERFQVDTAALRPYFELNRVLHDGVFFAASQLYGLSFTERHDLPKYHPEVRIFEVFDTDGSGLGLFLMDYYTRESKRGGAWMNNFVDQSGLLGGKTVVVNVLNVSRPPAGEPTLLTFDEVTTAFHEFGHALHSLLSGVEFPTFSGTNVPRDFVEYPSQVNEMWMLWPEVLANYAKHHETGEPLPAEQVAKLEAAAQYGEGFKTTEYLAASLLDLAWHRLGVDDRVDDVQRFEADALEKAGVALESVPPRYRTTYFNHIFGGGYSAGYYSYIWSEVLDADTVQWFTENGGLKRENGDHFRGTLLGRGGSVDPMAAFSAFRGREPEIEPLLKRRGLDEA, encoded by the coding sequence ATGATTTCGCCGGAGAACCCGTTCGCCGCACCGAGCGAGCTGCCGTACGCCCTGCCGCCCTTCGACCGGATCGTGGTGGAGCACTATCGCCCCGCGTTCGAGGAGGGGCTGAGCCGGCACAGCGCCGAGATCGAGGAGATCGCGGGCAACACCGAGGACCCCACGTTCGAGAACACCGTCGTCGCGCTGGAGCGGGCAGGAGACCTGCTCGACCGGGCCGGCGGCACGTTCTTCAACATCGTGGGCTCCAACGCCACCGACGAGATCCAGGACATCCAGGCCGAGCTGGCCCCGCGGCTGGCCGCGCACGCCGACGCGATCCACCTGAACCCGCGGCTGTTCGGCCGGATCAGCGCGCTGTACGAGCGCCGCGAAAGCCTGGGCCTCGACGCGGAGTCGCTGCGGCTGCTGGAGCGCCGCCACACCGACTTCAGCCGCGCCGGCGCGGGCCTGCCCGAGGCGGACCAGGAGAAGCTGCGCAAGCTGAACGGCGAGCTGTCCACCCTGCAGACCCGTTTCCAGCAGAACCTGCTGCGCGACACCAACGACCTGGCCGTGGTGATCGACGACGCCGCCGAGCTGGCCGGCCTGGACGCGGGCACGATCGCGACCGCCGCCGAGACCGCCTCGGACCGTGGCGAGGAGGGTAAGTACGTCCTCTCGCTGACCCTGCCGACCGCGCAGGCGGCCCTGGAGTCGCTGGAGAACCGCGCGGTGCGCGAGCGCATCTTCACCGCGTCGGTCTCCCGTGGCAACCGCGGCAACGAGCAGGACAACAACGCCGTGGTCGCCGAGATCGTCCGGCTGCGCGCCGAGCGCGCGGCCCTGCTCGGCTACCCGAACCACGCCGCGTACGTGATCTCGGACGAGACGGCCAAGACCGCCGAGGCCGCCGCCGGGCTGCTGGAGCGCCTGGCCCCGGTCGCCGTCGCGAACGCGCGCACCGAGGCGGCCGAGCTGCAGCGCCACCTCGAGGCCGACGTCCCGGGCGCGACCCTGCAGCCGTGGGACTGGGCGTTTTACGCCGAGAAGGTCCGCCGTGAGCGCTTCCAGGTCGACACCGCCGCGCTGCGGCCGTACTTCGAGCTGAACCGCGTGCTGCACGACGGTGTCTTCTTCGCCGCGAGCCAGCTGTACGGGCTGAGCTTCACCGAGCGCCACGACCTGCCGAAGTACCACCCCGAGGTGCGGATCTTCGAGGTCTTCGACACCGACGGCAGCGGCCTCGGACTGTTCCTGATGGACTACTACACCCGTGAGTCCAAGCGCGGCGGCGCGTGGATGAACAACTTCGTGGACCAGTCCGGGCTGCTGGGCGGCAAGACGGTCGTGGTGAACGTGCTCAACGTCAGCCGGCCGCCGGCGGGGGAGCCGACCCTGCTGACCTTCGACGAGGTCACCACCGCGTTCCACGAGTTCGGGCACGCGCTGCACTCGCTGCTGTCCGGCGTGGAGTTTCCGACGTTCTCCGGCACCAACGTGCCGCGCGACTTCGTCGAGTACCCCTCGCAGGTCAACGAGATGTGGATGCTGTGGCCCGAGGTGCTGGCCAACTACGCCAAGCACCACGAGACGGGGGAGCCCCTCCCGGCCGAGCAGGTCGCGAAGCTGGAGGCCGCCGCGCAGTACGGCGAGGGCTTCAAGACCACCGAGTACCTGGCCGCGTCGCTGCTCGACCTGGCCTGGCACCGTCTCGGCGTGGACGACCGCGTGGACGACGTCCAGCGCTTCGAGGCGGACGCGCTGGAGAAGGCGGGCGTCGCGCTGGAAAGCGTGCCGCCGCGGTACCGGACCACGTACTTCAACCACATCTTCGGCGGCGGCTACAGCGCCGGGTACTACTCCTACATCTGGAGCGAGGTGCTCGACGCCGACACCGTGCAGTGGTTCACCGAGAACGGCGGCCTCAAGCGCGAGAACGGCGACCACTTCCGCGGCACCCTCCTGGGCCGCGGCGGCAGCGTGGACCCGATGGCGGCGTTCAGCGCGTTCCGCGGCCGCGAGCCGGAGATCGAGCCGCTGCTCAAGCGGCGGGGGCTCGACGAAGCCTGA
- a CDS encoding histidine phosphatase family protein yields the protein MSTVILLRHGKSTANGSGVLAGRTPKVGLDDTGRAQADKLVERLAGVPVAELVVSPMLRCKQTVTPLAAERGLAKTVEPRLSEVDYGEWTGRELKTLVKEPLWRVVQGHPSAAVFPGGEGLAAMQARAVAAIRAHDARITAEHGDHAVWVACSHGDVIKAILADALGQHLDAFQRIVVDPASVSVIRYTETRPFVLRVNDNGGSLAGIAPPPPKAKPAKRGRRAKAGESDAVVGGSTGH from the coding sequence GTGAGTACGGTCATCTTGCTGCGGCACGGGAAGTCCACCGCCAACGGCTCGGGGGTGCTGGCGGGGCGCACGCCGAAGGTGGGCCTCGACGACACGGGCCGGGCCCAGGCGGACAAGCTGGTGGAGCGCCTGGCCGGCGTGCCGGTGGCCGAGCTGGTGGTCTCGCCGATGCTGCGCTGCAAGCAGACCGTCACCCCGCTCGCGGCCGAGCGCGGGCTGGCCAAGACCGTCGAGCCCCGGCTGTCCGAAGTGGACTACGGCGAGTGGACCGGCCGGGAGCTGAAAACGCTGGTCAAGGAGCCGTTGTGGCGGGTGGTGCAGGGGCACCCGTCCGCCGCGGTGTTCCCCGGCGGTGAGGGGCTGGCCGCGATGCAGGCCCGCGCCGTGGCCGCGATCCGCGCGCACGACGCCCGCATCACCGCCGAGCACGGCGACCACGCGGTGTGGGTCGCGTGCAGCCACGGCGACGTGATCAAGGCGATCCTGGCCGACGCCCTCGGCCAGCACCTCGACGCGTTCCAGCGGATCGTGGTGGACCCGGCGTCGGTGTCGGTGATCCGCTACACCGAAACCCGCCCGTTCGTGCTGCGGGTCAACGACAACGGCGGCAGCCTGGCCGGCATCGCCCCGCCGCCGCCCAAGGCCAAGCCGGCGAAGCGCGGCCGCCGGGCCAAGGCCGGCGAGAGCGACGCCGTGGTGGGCGGCAGCACCGGGCACTGA
- a CDS encoding alpha/beta hydrolase — MVSIDVPAFYQEWANRSGGAFDAAVGEGSDTLEDVRLAYRKFFQDRFPAPDGVTFEPVDAGGVAVEWATPADAVAGRHLVYLHGGAYLVGDPQGYRGLAGTLARRLRARVLVPDYRLAPEAVFPAAVEDAVTAYRWLLDHGAAPENVVVAGDSAGGAMAVSALVAARDQGLPMPAASIAISPWANLEHTGATMRTLDGIDPSVNRAGLRRAAELVLGGAPQDSPLASPVFADTRGLPPVLIQVGGHEVMLSDAVRLAAKLAEDAVPTRLDIAPLMGHVWHLLAGHLPAADKAVTDAMAFAEEHLPAA; from the coding sequence GTGGTCTCGATCGATGTCCCGGCTTTCTACCAGGAATGGGCGAACCGCAGCGGCGGTGCCTTCGACGCGGCCGTGGGGGAGGGGAGTGACACGCTGGAGGACGTCCGGCTGGCCTACCGGAAGTTCTTCCAGGACCGCTTCCCAGCGCCGGACGGGGTGACCTTCGAGCCGGTGGACGCAGGCGGGGTGGCCGTCGAGTGGGCGACCCCCGCGGACGCCGTCGCCGGACGGCACCTGGTCTACCTGCACGGTGGTGCCTACCTCGTGGGCGACCCGCAGGGCTACCGCGGTTTGGCCGGCACTCTCGCCCGCCGCCTGCGCGCCCGCGTTCTGGTGCCGGACTACCGGCTGGCGCCCGAAGCGGTCTTTCCCGCCGCTGTCGAAGACGCCGTCACGGCCTACCGCTGGCTGCTGGATCACGGCGCTGCGCCGGAGAACGTCGTGGTCGCCGGCGACTCCGCCGGTGGCGCGATGGCGGTCAGCGCCCTGGTTGCCGCCCGAGACCAGGGACTGCCGATGCCGGCCGCCTCGATCGCCATTTCCCCCTGGGCGAACCTCGAACACACCGGGGCCACGATGCGCACACTCGACGGCATCGACCCGTCCGTCAACCGTGCGGGGCTCCGCCGCGCGGCGGAGCTCGTCCTCGGCGGCGCCCCGCAGGACAGTCCGCTGGCCTCACCGGTCTTCGCCGACACCCGCGGACTGCCCCCGGTGCTGATCCAGGTCGGCGGCCACGAGGTGATGCTCAGCGACGCCGTCAGACTGGCGGCCAAGCTGGCGGAGGACGCCGTACCCACCCGGCTGGACATCGCGCCCCTGATGGGCCACGTGTGGCATCTCCTCGCCGGCCACCTTCCTGCTGCGGACAAGGCGGTCACGGATGCCATGGCCTTCGCCGAGGAGCACCTTCCGGCCGCATGA
- a CDS encoding aldo/keto reductase: MEKRQLGRSGLRVSRMALGTMTWGSDTDADEAASQLVAFVDAGGTLVDSADIYAEGEGERLLGSLLGDLVPRDDVVVATKAVARRTEGPFGGGASRGALLSALDGSLRRLGTDHIDLWQLHAWDACVPIDETLAALEYAVTSGKVRYVGVSNYAGWQLATAAAQAAALAPIVAGQFEYSLLERGIEREVVPAAGHHGIGLLPWAPLGRGVLTGKYRTGTPADSRGASSVFAGYVEHHRTERAARIVQAVATAAEGLGTSPLVVALAWVRDRPGVVAPVVGARDTGQLTGSLSAENLKLPTAIRSALDDVSAIEAGYPERGPH, from the coding sequence GTGGAGAAGCGACAGCTCGGCCGTTCGGGTCTGCGGGTATCGCGGATGGCCCTCGGCACGATGACCTGGGGCAGCGACACCGACGCCGACGAGGCGGCCAGCCAGCTCGTCGCGTTCGTCGACGCGGGCGGCACGCTCGTGGACAGCGCCGACATCTACGCCGAGGGCGAGGGCGAGCGCCTGCTCGGCAGCCTGCTGGGCGACCTGGTGCCGCGCGACGACGTCGTGGTCGCCACCAAGGCCGTCGCCCGCCGCACCGAGGGCCCGTTCGGCGGCGGCGCGTCCCGCGGGGCGCTGCTGTCCGCGCTGGACGGCTCGCTGCGCCGGCTCGGCACCGACCACATCGATCTCTGGCAGCTGCACGCGTGGGACGCGTGCGTGCCGATCGACGAGACGCTCGCCGCCCTCGAGTACGCCGTGACCAGCGGGAAGGTCCGCTACGTCGGCGTCTCCAATTACGCGGGCTGGCAGCTCGCCACCGCCGCCGCCCAGGCCGCCGCCCTCGCGCCGATCGTGGCCGGCCAGTTCGAGTACTCGCTGCTGGAGCGCGGGATCGAGCGCGAGGTCGTGCCGGCCGCCGGGCACCACGGGATCGGGCTGCTGCCGTGGGCGCCGCTCGGCCGGGGCGTGCTCACCGGCAAGTACCGCACCGGCACGCCCGCCGACTCGCGCGGCGCGTCCAGCGTCTTCGCCGGGTACGTCGAGCACCACCGCACCGAGCGCGCGGCCCGGATCGTGCAGGCCGTCGCCACCGCCGCCGAAGGGCTGGGCACCTCGCCGCTGGTGGTGGCGCTGGCCTGGGTGCGCGACCGGCCGGGGGTGGTCGCGCCCGTGGTCGGCGCCCGCGACACCGGGCAGCTCACCGGCTCGCTGTCGGCGGAAAACCTGAAACTGCCGACGGCCATCCGGAGCGCGCTCGACGACGTCAGCGCCATCGAGGCCGGTTACCCGGAACGGGGGCCGCATTGA
- a CDS encoding LLM class F420-dependent oxidoreductase, producing the protein MQIGLSLGYWGAGDHIANLALARRADELGYAVVWAAEAYGSDAVTVLSWIAARTERIDVGGAVLQIPARTPAMTGMTAATLDTLSGGRFRLGLGVSGPQVSEGWHGVRFADPLGRTREYVEIVRAVQSRRRVRFDGEHFRLPLPDGPGTVLGLSFRPERKQVPVYLAAIGPGNLALAGEIADGWLPVFFAPEHAGEQLARIRSGADEAGRTLDGFDVAPIVPLVVGEDWRSCADAVRAHAALYLGGMGSREKNFYNRLAARMGFEAAAAEVQEKYLARDYEGAKAAVPLDFLDATSLLGPVDRIAGRMTEFAGAGVTTLSVTPFGDAGGHGAALKAAVEAYELAGVA; encoded by the coding sequence GTGCAAATCGGACTCAGTCTGGGCTACTGGGGCGCGGGGGACCACATCGCGAACCTGGCCTTGGCACGGCGGGCGGACGAGCTCGGCTACGCGGTGGTGTGGGCCGCCGAGGCCTACGGCTCCGACGCCGTCACGGTGCTCAGCTGGATCGCGGCGCGCACCGAGCGGATCGACGTCGGCGGCGCCGTGCTGCAGATCCCGGCGCGCACCCCGGCGATGACCGGCATGACGGCCGCGACGCTCGACACCCTCTCCGGCGGCCGGTTCCGGCTCGGGCTGGGCGTTTCCGGCCCGCAGGTGTCGGAGGGCTGGCACGGCGTGCGGTTCGCCGACCCGCTCGGCCGGACCCGGGAGTACGTGGAGATCGTCCGCGCGGTCCAGTCGCGACGGCGGGTGCGGTTCGACGGCGAGCACTTCCGGCTGCCGCTGCCGGACGGCCCGGGCACGGTGCTGGGCCTGTCGTTCCGGCCGGAGCGCAAGCAGGTCCCCGTGTACCTCGCCGCGATCGGCCCGGGCAATCTGGCGCTGGCCGGTGAGATCGCCGACGGCTGGCTGCCGGTGTTCTTCGCACCGGAGCACGCGGGTGAGCAGCTGGCGCGGATCCGCTCGGGCGCGGACGAAGCGGGCCGGACGCTGGACGGCTTCGACGTGGCCCCGATCGTGCCGCTGGTCGTGGGGGAGGACTGGCGGTCCTGCGCGGACGCGGTGCGGGCGCACGCGGCGCTGTACCTCGGCGGCATGGGCAGCCGGGAGAAGAACTTCTACAACCGGCTCGCCGCGCGGATGGGCTTCGAGGCCGCGGCGGCCGAGGTGCAGGAGAAGTACCTCGCCCGGGACTACGAGGGAGCGAAAGCGGCTGTGCCGCTGGACTTCCTCGACGCGACCTCGCTGCTCGGGCCGGTGGACCGCATCGCCGGGCGGATGACCGAGTTCGCGGGCGCGGGCGTGACGACCCTGTCGGTGACCCCGTTCGGGGACGCCGGCGGGCACGGGGCGGCGCTGAAGGCGGCCGTCGAGGCATACGAACTGGCGGGAGTGGCTTGA
- a CDS encoding undecaprenyl-diphosphate phosphatase — protein MGWFEALVLGLVQGLTEFLPVSSSAHLRIVAALAGWDDPGAAFTAVTQIGTELAVVLYFAPKIGRILRAWFFSIFRKDWRHDPDARLGWLIIVGSLPIIVLGLLLQDQIDSAFRDLRITATTLIVFGLILLFADRVGKQRRGLDDLTVPHGLGFGFAQALALIPGVSRSGGTTSAGLLMGYTRAEAAEYSFLLALPAVFGSGLYKLTDIGKNGETAQWGPTILATLVAFGVGYVVIAWLMSYIKTRSFVPFVVYRLVLGVVLFGLVFGGVLDPGAGPVGS, from the coding sequence ATGGGGTGGTTCGAGGCGCTGGTATTGGGCCTGGTGCAGGGGCTGACGGAGTTCCTGCCGGTCTCGTCCAGCGCGCACCTGCGGATCGTCGCGGCACTGGCCGGCTGGGACGACCCGGGTGCCGCGTTCACCGCGGTCACCCAGATCGGCACCGAGCTGGCTGTGGTGCTGTACTTCGCGCCGAAGATCGGCCGGATCCTGCGGGCCTGGTTCTTCTCGATCTTCCGGAAGGACTGGCGCCACGACCCGGACGCCCGGCTCGGCTGGCTGATCATCGTCGGTTCGCTGCCGATCATCGTGCTCGGCCTGCTGCTGCAGGACCAGATCGACAGCGCGTTCCGCGATCTGCGGATCACCGCGACGACGCTGATCGTGTTCGGCCTGATCCTGCTGTTCGCCGACCGGGTGGGCAAGCAGCGGCGCGGGCTCGACGACCTGACCGTGCCGCACGGCCTGGGCTTCGGCTTCGCGCAGGCGCTGGCGCTGATCCCCGGCGTCTCCCGCTCCGGCGGCACGACCAGCGCCGGGCTGCTGATGGGCTACACCCGGGCGGAGGCGGCGGAGTACTCGTTCCTGCTCGCCCTGCCCGCGGTGTTCGGCTCCGGTCTGTACAAGCTCACCGACATCGGCAAGAACGGCGAGACCGCCCAGTGGGGGCCGACCATCCTGGCGACCCTGGTGGCGTTCGGCGTCGGGTACGTCGTGATCGCGTGGCTGATGTCCTATATCAAGACGCGCAGCTTCGTGCCGTTTGTCGTGTACCGGCTCGTGCTCGGCGTGGTGCTGTTCGGGCTCGTCTTCGGCGGGGTGCTCGACCCGGGCGCGGGCCCGGTCGGGAGCTGA
- a CDS encoding zinc-binding dehydrogenase: MTVAFDTGHPVRSLAVIAASTVYGSKRMRFFGGNPRRPLFDDLTRYVEEGAIRPVVDTVHPFSDIVGAHRALEAGGVRGKHLVRVLAEDPV, from the coding sequence GTGACGGTCGCGTTCGACACCGGCCACCCGGTGCGGTCGCTGGCCGTCATCGCGGCGTCCACTGTGTACGGCTCGAAGCGGATGCGGTTCTTCGGCGGCAATCCGCGCCGTCCCTTGTTCGACGACCTCACCCGGTACGTCGAGGAGGGCGCGATCCGCCCGGTCGTCGACACGGTCCACCCGTTCTCCGACATCGTCGGTGCCCATCGAGCCTTGGAAGCGGGCGGCGTGCGGGGCAAGCATCTGGTCCGGGTGCTGGCCGAGGACCCGGTGTAG
- a CDS encoding TetR/AcrR family transcriptional regulator, which translates to MPAQTSQMLRADARENRSRVLEAAREMFARRGIDVPMSTIARHAGVGVATLYRRFPTREALVTEVFTDELAACSGVVDDALADPDPWHGFSRMIEKVCTAQATDRGFTEAFLTAFPDAIDFERVRQRAEQGFAEVVRRAKASGDLRADFHPSDLTMVLLANCGVTTSIDPATALATSRRLVAYFLRAFRAGSPDEDAPLPPPAPLGLDQLPR; encoded by the coding sequence ATGCCCGCGCAGACCTCTCAGATGCTGCGTGCCGACGCCCGGGAGAACCGCAGCCGAGTGCTCGAAGCGGCCCGCGAAATGTTCGCGCGACGCGGCATCGACGTGCCGATGAGCACGATCGCCCGGCACGCGGGAGTCGGCGTCGCCACGCTGTACCGGCGGTTCCCGACCCGGGAGGCGCTGGTCACGGAGGTGTTCACGGACGAGCTGGCCGCCTGTTCCGGGGTGGTCGACGACGCGCTCGCGGACCCCGACCCGTGGCACGGTTTCAGCCGGATGATCGAGAAGGTCTGCACGGCGCAGGCCACCGACCGTGGCTTCACCGAAGCCTTTCTCACGGCCTTCCCGGACGCCATCGACTTCGAACGCGTGCGCCAGCGGGCCGAGCAGGGCTTCGCCGAAGTCGTGCGGCGCGCCAAAGCCTCGGGAGACTTGCGCGCGGACTTCCACCCCAGCGACCTGACCATGGTGCTGCTGGCCAACTGTGGCGTCACCACCAGCATCGACCCGGCCACCGCGTTGGCCACCTCACGCCGGCTCGTGGCGTACTTCCTGCGCGCGTTCCGGGCCGGCTCCCCCGACGAGGACGCTCCCCTGCCGCCACCGGCGCCGCTGGGACTGGACCAGCTGCCCCGTTAG
- a CDS encoding AAA family ATPase gives MPRLIHLNGPSGIGKSTVARLYADRHPGALDLDTDQLLPLIGGWRTGFWATLPVGRRLAVAMAETHLRAGHDVVLPQLATALDEVEGFEAAARASGAEYREIVLTAPKQHAFDRYSTRASTVDSSPHHQIDDILAENGGLRLLDRIHDHVAGYLALRPECTVLDTEGLDPEQTYAAVILAFS, from the coding sequence ATGCCCCGACTGATCCACCTCAACGGCCCGTCCGGCATCGGGAAGTCCACTGTGGCCCGGCTCTACGCCGACCGGCACCCGGGCGCCCTCGACCTCGACACCGACCAGCTGCTCCCGCTGATCGGCGGCTGGCGCACCGGCTTCTGGGCCACGCTTCCCGTCGGCCGCCGCCTCGCCGTGGCCATGGCGGAGACCCACCTGCGCGCCGGCCACGACGTCGTCCTGCCCCAGCTGGCCACCGCGCTGGACGAGGTCGAAGGCTTCGAGGCCGCCGCCCGCGCCAGCGGCGCCGAGTACCGCGAAATCGTGCTCACCGCACCGAAACAGCACGCCTTCGACCGCTACTCCACCCGCGCGTCCACCGTGGACTCCAGCCCGCACCACCAGATCGACGACATCCTGGCCGAGAACGGCGGACTCCGGCTACTGGACCGGATCCACGACCACGTCGCCGGGTATCTCGCGCTCCGGCCCGAGTGCACAGTGCTGGACACCGAAGGACTTGATCCCGAGCAGACCTATGCCGCGGTGATCCTCGCTTTTTCTTAG
- a CDS encoding malate dehydrogenase: MTQAPVNVTVTGAAGQIGYALLFRIASGQLLGPDTPVKLRLLEIPQAVKAAEGTAMELDDGAFGLLAGIDIFDDPKQAFSGANIALLVGARPRSKGMERGDLLEANGGIFKPQGEAINAGAADDIRVLVVGNPANTNALIAQAHAPDVPADRFTAMTRLDHNRALAQLSKRLGVPVTDLKKVAIWGNHSATQYPSIAHAEVAGKSAVEAVNDQAWLADTFIPTVAKRGAAIIEARGLSSAASAASAAIDHVHTWVTGTPEGDWTSAGVVSDGSYGVPEGLISSFPVTAKGGKYEIVQGLEIDEFSRTRIDASVAELAEERDAVKKLGLI, from the coding sequence ATGACCCAAGCCCCTGTCAACGTCACCGTCACCGGTGCAGCCGGCCAGATCGGCTACGCGCTGCTGTTCCGCATCGCGTCCGGTCAGCTCCTCGGCCCGGACACCCCGGTGAAGCTGCGGCTCCTCGAGATCCCGCAGGCGGTCAAGGCGGCTGAGGGCACCGCGATGGAGCTCGACGACGGCGCGTTCGGCCTCCTGGCCGGCATCGACATCTTCGACGACCCCAAGCAGGCCTTCTCCGGCGCCAACATCGCGCTGCTCGTCGGCGCCCGCCCCCGCAGCAAGGGCATGGAGCGCGGCGACCTCCTCGAGGCCAACGGCGGCATCTTCAAGCCACAGGGCGAAGCCATCAACGCCGGCGCGGCCGACGACATCCGCGTCCTCGTCGTGGGCAACCCGGCCAACACCAACGCCCTCATCGCCCAGGCCCACGCCCCCGACGTGCCGGCCGACCGCTTCACCGCGATGACCCGCCTCGACCACAACCGCGCCCTCGCGCAGCTGTCGAAGCGCCTCGGCGTGCCCGTCACCGACCTCAAGAAGGTCGCCATCTGGGGCAACCACTCCGCCACCCAGTACCCGTCGATCGCGCACGCCGAGGTCGCCGGCAAGAGCGCCGTCGAGGCCGTCAACGACCAGGCCTGGCTCGCCGACACCTTCATCCCCACCGTCGCCAAGCGCGGCGCGGCGATCATCGAGGCCCGCGGCCTGTCCTCGGCCGCGTCCGCCGCGTCGGCCGCCATCGACCACGTCCACACCTGGGTCACCGGCACCCCCGAGGGCGACTGGACCTCCGCGGGCGTCGTCTCCGACGGCTCCTACGGCGTCCCGGAAGGCCTCATCTCGTCCTTCCCGGTCACCGCCAAGGGCGGCAAGTACGAGATCGTCCAGGGCCTGGAGATCGACGAGTTCTCCCGCACCCGCATCGACGCCTCCGTCGCGGAGCTCGCCGAAGAGCGCGACGCGGTGAAGAAGCTCGGCCTGATCTGA